One Campylobacter concisus DNA segment encodes these proteins:
- a CDS encoding ABC transporter permease yields the protein MTSLPKYLLFKYLRFDKTQPFIALSALLAFLGVSIGLMVLIVAMAIMNGFDKEFERKLFTMNYPITVQSAFKGSIDDGFVDELKAKFSDLKFSPYISTQVIYRSANALEGGLIYGVNFKDEKQINSVVNDALKEKELEGFEILVGSGITSEFRLRNDEKLTLIFTKADPAGFSLTPKMKRFDIGGSFTSGLIAYDKAFSYTSVDALRKILDYPKGVYDGIHIFSSKPFDDIKRVREGLPAGTVAIGWWEQNGNFFSALALEKRALFIVLMLIILVASLNIISSLLMTVMNRRQEIALLLALGASKSEIKRSFFYQGLVIGGGGIIFGLVLGFLGLFLLGNFNIIDLPADVYGSSKLPLELSTIDLVLIVVGAVFIVAISSYYPAKKATEVNVLQTLRNE from the coding sequence ATGACAAGCTTACCAAAGTACCTACTTTTTAAATATTTAAGATTTGATAAAACTCAGCCATTTATCGCTCTAAGCGCCTTGCTCGCCTTTCTTGGTGTTAGTATAGGACTTATGGTTTTAATAGTTGCAATGGCGATCATGAACGGATTTGATAAAGAATTTGAGCGCAAACTTTTTACGATGAACTATCCTATAACCGTTCAAAGCGCTTTTAAAGGATCGATCGATGATGGCTTTGTAGATGAGCTAAAGGCTAAATTTAGCGACCTTAAATTTAGTCCATATATCAGCACGCAGGTCATTTACCGCTCGGCAAATGCGCTTGAAGGTGGGCTAATTTATGGCGTAAATTTTAAAGATGAAAAGCAGATAAATTCAGTTGTAAATGATGCTTTGAAGGAAAAAGAGCTAGAGGGCTTTGAGATACTTGTGGGAAGTGGCATAACGAGTGAGTTTAGGCTAAGAAACGATGAAAAACTAACACTTATCTTTACAAAGGCTGATCCTGCTGGCTTTTCGCTAACGCCAAAGATGAAGCGCTTTGACATAGGCGGCTCATTTACATCTGGGCTAATCGCCTACGACAAGGCGTTTTCATATACTTCAGTTGATGCATTAAGGAAAATTTTAGACTACCCAAAAGGCGTTTATGATGGAATTCACATCTTTTCAAGTAAGCCATTTGATGATATAAAAAGGGTGCGCGAAGGCCTACCAGCTGGCACAGTTGCTATTGGCTGGTGGGAGCAAAATGGCAACTTTTTCTCAGCACTCGCACTTGAAAAAAGAGCACTTTTTATCGTTTTGATGTTAATTATCCTTGTGGCGTCGCTAAATATCATAAGCTCACTACTAATGACCGTGATGAACCGCAGGCAAGAGATCGCCTTGCTTTTAGCGCTTGGTGCTAGTAAAAGTGAGATAAAAAGAAGCTTTTTTTATCAAGGGCTAGTAATAGGTGGAGGTGGCATTATATTTGGCTTAGTGCTTGGCTTTTTGGGGCTATTTTTACTTGGAAATTTCAACATCATAGACCTGCCAGCTGATGTTTATGGCTCAAGCAAACTACCACTTGAACTCTCAACCATCGATCTTGTGCTTATCGTAGTTGGAGCTGTGTTTATCGTGGCTATCTCGTCTTACTATCCAGCTAAAAAAGCCACAGAGGTAAATGTCCTTCAAACTTTAAGAAATGAGTAA
- the lolA gene encoding LolA-like outer membrane lipoprotein chaperone yields the protein MRKFLIASLVAVCSFGAGLNFKSLQSDFTQTVFSEGKSVNYKGRFYAKNDNTALWIYESPTPKRIYFDKDKVVVIEDELEQAIISRLDDTPNLTQVLAHAEQIQPTLYKAIYDGVEYFITIKNTLPTTIDYKDKLSNKIKITLSNPVKDALIPKETLTPVIPQGYDIVNQ from the coding sequence ATGAGAAAATTTTTGATAGCTTCTCTCGTTGCAGTTTGTTCATTTGGCGCTGGCTTAAATTTTAAAAGCCTGCAAAGTGACTTTACGCAAACTGTCTTTAGCGAGGGCAAAAGTGTAAATTATAAGGGTAGATTTTACGCTAAAAACGACAACACAGCACTTTGGATATATGAAAGTCCAACACCAAAGAGAATTTACTTTGACAAAGATAAAGTGGTCGTGATCGAAGATGAGCTTGAGCAAGCCATCATTTCAAGACTAGACGACACGCCAAATTTGACGCAGGTCTTAGCTCACGCAGAGCAAATTCAGCCGACACTTTATAAGGCGATATATGACGGAGTTGAGTATTTTATAACGATCAAAAACACGCTTCCAACGACGATTGACTATAAAGACAAGCTCTCAAATAAGATAAAAATCACTCTAAGCAACCCAGTAAAAGACGCACTCATCCCAAAAGAGACGCTAACTCCAGTCATCCCACAAGGTTACGACATCGTAAATCAATAA
- a CDS encoding D-amino acid aminotransferase, giving the protein MADKALETVFVNGEFVPKDEAKVSAFDRGFIFGDGIYEVVPVINSKMVDKERFWARFERSLNEIDISLPYEKDKFEAILNEMIAKNALKEGGIYMQVTRGVAFRNFYFMENLTPSVFIFCYESEILNNPAAKTGIKVVSVEDIRWKRRDIKSISLLAQCYAKNEAHKKGADEGFMVENGFVTEGCSSSAFIIKDKTLITKPLSNEILPGIRRMRLLRIAKDIGLKIEERKFSMDEVYSADEVFISAATLILLPVIYADGKAINGAKVGEISSKLREIYASELLKEAGL; this is encoded by the coding sequence ATGGCAGATAAAGCTTTAGAAACGGTCTTTGTAAATGGCGAGTTTGTGCCAAAAGATGAGGCAAAAGTTAGTGCATTTGATAGGGGATTTATATTTGGCGATGGAATTTATGAAGTGGTGCCTGTGATAAACTCAAAAATGGTTGATAAAGAGCGTTTTTGGGCGAGATTTGAGAGAAGTTTAAATGAGATAGATATAAGCCTGCCTTACGAAAAAGATAAATTTGAAGCGATCTTAAATGAGATGATCGCCAAAAACGCCTTAAAAGAGGGCGGAATTTACATGCAAGTAACAAGAGGCGTGGCATTTAGAAATTTCTATTTTATGGAAAATTTAACCCCAAGCGTCTTTATCTTTTGCTATGAGAGTGAAATTTTAAACAACCCAGCCGCAAAAACTGGAATAAAAGTGGTAAGCGTCGAGGACATAAGGTGGAAAAGGCGCGACATAAAGTCGATCTCGCTTCTAGCTCAGTGCTACGCTAAAAATGAGGCTCACAAAAAGGGCGCAGACGAGGGCTTTATGGTCGAAAACGGCTTTGTCACAGAGGGCTGTAGCTCGAGCGCTTTTATCATCAAGGATAAAACTCTCATAACCAAGCCACTTTCAAATGAAATTTTACCAGGGATACGCCGTATGAGGCTTTTAAGGATCGCTAAAGATATCGGCCTAAAGATAGAGGAGCGTAAATTTAGCATGGACGAGGTTTATAGCGCTGATGAAGTCTTTATCTCGGCTGCTACGCTCATCCTTTTGCCAGTCATCTATGCTGACGGCAAGGCGATAAACGGCGCAAAAGTGGGCGAAATCTCAAGCAAACTTCGTGAAATTTATGCTAGTGAGCTTTTAAAAGAAGCTGGACTTTGA
- a CDS encoding ATP-dependent DNA helicase yields the protein MKDQILEILSRSNVFLTGGGGVGKSYLTASIIRHYKENFKNVVILGSTGISAVSLGGVSLHSFFKFGYCKDYEELRRLDYRQKDKLSKLRNMLDACDLLVIDEISMVSSNVMEMIRYRLLTSKFKGRVLIVGDFYQLPPVQKEQNESKLFNFLYAFNSNAWEDMKFTNVELLVSKRTNDLKFYEILSRLRVGELDDEMMAYIEGLRVDAIEPDSETSVLFGRNAEAEMLNQKRLLALNAPLEISNSDVLVMDENLDKKEFEKWANTLNILRNLEMKIGAKIIFTSNKWGEYYNGEQGKIMQILKEKGVISSVIVQKDSGEICEIEKCAYNFCALNLNEDEIEENVQASLYQFPFKLAYALTIHKSQGMSINSLICNINHIFAKGQLYVALSRAVNPKNLKLFYDKKSDFRQHLRKVVKIDDEVKKFYQENVFLHIKESL from the coding sequence ATGAAAGATCAAATTTTAGAAATTCTATCTCGCTCAAACGTCTTTTTAACAGGCGGCGGCGGTGTTGGCAAGAGCTATCTAACCGCCTCCATCATCAGACACTACAAAGAAAATTTCAAAAACGTCGTCATCCTTGGCTCAACTGGCATAAGCGCTGTTAGCCTTGGGGGCGTGAGCTTGCATAGCTTTTTTAAATTTGGCTACTGCAAGGACTACGAGGAGCTAAGACGGCTTGACTACCGCCAAAAAGATAAGCTAAGCAAGCTACGAAATATGCTAGATGCCTGCGATCTGCTTGTAATAGACGAAATTTCGATGGTGAGCTCAAATGTAATGGAGATGATAAGATACCGCTTGCTTACCTCTAAATTTAAGGGCAGGGTGCTTATAGTGGGCGACTTTTATCAGCTTCCGCCCGTGCAAAAAGAGCAAAATGAGAGCAAACTTTTTAACTTTTTATACGCCTTTAACTCCAATGCGTGGGAGGATATGAAATTTACAAATGTCGAGCTGCTCGTCTCAAAACGCACAAATGATCTTAAATTTTATGAAATTCTCTCTCGTCTTAGAGTTGGTGAGCTAGATGATGAGATGATGGCTTATATAGAGGGTCTGCGAGTGGATGCTATAGAGCCAGATAGCGAGACAAGCGTGCTTTTTGGTAGAAACGCAGAGGCTGAGATGCTAAATCAAAAAAGGCTTCTTGCGCTTAATGCGCCTCTTGAAATTTCAAACTCGGACGTGCTTGTTATGGATGAAAATTTAGATAAAAAAGAGTTTGAAAAGTGGGCAAACACGCTAAATATCTTGCGAAATTTGGAGATGAAGATAGGGGCTAAGATCATCTTTACTTCAAATAAATGGGGCGAATACTACAACGGCGAGCAGGGCAAGATCATGCAAATTTTAAAAGAAAAAGGCGTGATCTCAAGTGTGATCGTACAAAAAGATAGCGGCGAGATATGTGAGATAGAAAAGTGCGCATACAACTTTTGCGCGCTAAATTTAAACGAAGACGAGATCGAAGAGAACGTGCAAGCCTCGCTTTATCAGTTTCCATTTAAGCTAGCCTATGCGCTAACTATCCACAAGTCTCAAGGCATGAGTATAAACTCACTCATTTGCAACATCAACCACATCTTTGCCAAAGGACAGCTCTACGTCGCACTTTCTCGCGCGGTAAATCCTAAAAATTTAAAACTTTTTTATGATAAGAAAAGTGATTTTAGGCAGCATTTAAGAAAAGTGGTTAAAATTGACGACGAAGTTAAGAAATTTTACCAAGAAAACGTATTTTTGCATATTAAGGAGAGTTTATGA
- a CDS encoding DUF523 domain-containing protein → MREKVLISACLAGINCKFNGENNLLDREILDEISKRYHLLFVCPEVFGGLSTPREPAEMKNRLVVTKTAKDVSENFINGAKICLKIAKLNGCKKAILKARSPSCGSGQIYDGSFTKRLILGDGVAAKLLKENEILVFREDEIGRLDV, encoded by the coding sequence TTGAGAGAAAAGGTCTTAATAAGCGCTTGTCTTGCTGGTATAAACTGCAAATTTAATGGTGAAAACAACCTTTTGGATAGGGAAATTTTAGATGAAATTTCAAAGAGATATCATCTGCTTTTTGTCTGCCCAGAGGTTTTTGGCGGACTTAGTACGCCAAGAGAGCCAGCCGAGATGAAAAATAGGCTTGTTGTCACAAAAACCGCCAAAGACGTGAGCGAAAATTTCATCAATGGAGCTAAAATTTGCCTAAAGATAGCTAAGCTAAATGGCTGTAAAAAGGCTATTTTAAAAGCTAGAAGCCCAAGCTGTGGGAGTGGACAAATTTATGATGGAAGCTTCACTAAAAGGCTCATTTTAGGTGACGGCGTAGCAGCAAAACTGCTAAAAGAGAATGAAATTTTAGTTTTTAGAGAAGATGAGATAGGGCGGCTTGATGTTTGA
- a CDS encoding SH3 domain-containing protein, with the protein MKKGIFLALSVALFLGCSQTTKPEPNKQQNALPDENVYKPNERISLLEFEVKQDASSLPQNMQSASFAQDEILKRRFKVFTLRGVKFNPNDAFWAFNVYKPSEKRKYFGSNFRQIPQSWFDAQKDNANFAGFLQISAYALTSANTAVRNFPTDEPIFLNPQTPGEGYPFDYLQESTLSIAHPLFVSHLSKDRAWAFVSDDAVWGWVKVEDIKFISDEEALAYQKSSFVTIKTDKMPVYDKGGNFLFYSRVGAILPVLAQDDKNYYGKIYVRNMLREFVLSKSFSALFPLKFNDSNLKTILSSLLTQPYGWGGVDKLRDCSLFTKDLLASFGVWLPRNSRAQANMGEKINLKGLSNAAKSKEIKEKGVPYLTLVHLPGHIMLYAGYKGDDIYVVHDAWGLKTANNGRALIGATAITTLNIGQNRSDIQSANLLISKVDSINVMRPEQGMLDKARKISALQRAYDVKIEENLVKFSDGTSLVYDDFKQKDEECSTGADIEDMNALDYAAFSPLSTALSDAGRCRNYELLGKIYGSSESAVKANLVDVIWLKDFLNLPLKFNSKNGAAAALQDVSNELNEMVKSDPNLLEYLKDPGGTFKWRIIAGTNRLSAHSYGIAIDINVKKSHYWQWSKGYENLIPEKIVRVFEKHKFVWGGRWKHFDTMHFEYRPEMFE; encoded by the coding sequence TTGAAAAAAGGTATATTTTTAGCACTTAGTGTTGCTTTGTTTTTGGGTTGTTCGCAGACAACAAAACCAGAGCCAAACAAGCAGCAAAATGCCCTGCCAGACGAAAATGTTTATAAGCCAAATGAGCGCATCAGCTTGCTTGAATTTGAAGTAAAACAAGACGCCTCGTCGCTACCTCAAAATATGCAAAGCGCAAGTTTTGCTCAAGATGAAATTTTAAAAAGAAGATTTAAAGTTTTTACTCTAAGAGGCGTGAAATTTAACCCAAATGACGCTTTTTGGGCGTTTAATGTATATAAACCAAGCGAAAAAAGAAAGTATTTTGGCTCAAATTTTAGGCAGATACCTCAAAGCTGGTTTGACGCGCAAAAGGACAATGCAAATTTCGCTGGCTTTTTGCAAATTTCAGCTTACGCTCTAACTTCAGCAAACACAGCTGTAAGAAATTTCCCAACCGACGAGCCGATATTTTTAAACCCGCAAACTCCGGGCGAGGGCTATCCGTTTGATTATTTGCAAGAATCCACCCTAAGCATCGCTCATCCGCTTTTTGTCTCGCACCTCTCAAAAGATAGGGCGTGGGCGTTTGTGAGTGATGATGCGGTTTGGGGCTGGGTGAAAGTTGAAGATATCAAATTTATAAGCGATGAAGAGGCGCTTGCCTATCAAAAATCAAGCTTTGTCACGATAAAAACCGACAAGATGCCAGTTTATGACAAGGGTGGAAACTTTTTGTTTTACTCACGTGTCGGCGCGATACTGCCAGTTTTGGCGCAAGATGACAAAAACTACTACGGCAAAATTTATGTAAGAAATATGCTTAGGGAGTTTGTCCTCTCAAAGTCTTTTAGCGCCCTTTTTCCACTTAAATTTAACGACTCAAATTTAAAAACAATTCTTAGCTCGCTTCTTACTCAGCCTTATGGCTGGGGTGGGGTGGATAAGCTAAGAGACTGCTCGCTCTTTACAAAAGACTTGCTAGCAAGCTTTGGCGTGTGGTTACCTAGGAACTCAAGGGCGCAGGCAAATATGGGAGAGAAGATCAATCTAAAAGGTCTTAGTAACGCTGCAAAGAGCAAAGAGATAAAAGAAAAGGGCGTGCCATATCTCACGCTCGTGCATCTGCCAGGTCACATCATGCTCTATGCTGGATATAAGGGCGATGATATCTACGTGGTGCATGATGCTTGGGGGCTAAAGACTGCAAACAACGGCCGCGCGCTAATTGGAGCGACTGCCATAACTACGCTAAATATCGGACAAAATAGAAGCGACATACAAAGTGCAAATTTGCTAATTTCTAAGGTTGATTCTATAAATGTAATGAGGCCTGAGCAAGGGATGCTAGATAAGGCTAGAAAGATCTCAGCTTTGCAAAGAGCTTATGACGTAAAGATCGAAGAAAATTTGGTTAAATTTAGTGATGGCACGAGCCTAGTCTATGATGATTTTAAACAAAAAGATGAAGAGTGCAGCACCGGGGCTGATATCGAAGATATGAACGCACTTGATTACGCTGCGTTTTCGCCACTAAGTACCGCGCTAAGTGATGCTGGTAGATGCAGAAACTACGAGCTTTTAGGCAAAATTTATGGCTCAAGCGAGAGCGCGGTAAAGGCAAATTTAGTAGATGTCATCTGGCTAAAGGATTTTTTAAATTTGCCTTTAAAATTTAACTCTAAAAATGGCGCTGCAGCCGCCTTGCAAGATGTGAGCAACGAGCTAAACGAGATGGTAAAGAGCGATCCAAATTTACTTGAGTACCTAAAAGATCCAGGCGGGACATTTAAGTGGCGCATCATCGCTGGCACAAACCGCCTAAGCGCGCACAGCTACGGCATCGCGATCGATATAAATGTAAAAAAGAGCCACTACTGGCAGTGGAGCAAGGGCTATGAAAACTTGATCCCTGAAAAGATCGTGCGAGTTTTTGAGAAGCATAAATTTGTCTGGGGCGGACGCTGGAAGCACTTTGATACGATGCATTTTGAGTATCGCCCAGAGATGTTTGAGTAG
- a CDS encoding chemotaxis protein: protein MFEKLKDNVWLEVVFKYIILLLLFVCVAGLFVSGVLFLKGEMSENSLNLHIFFGFSLVVLTIIHSYVKKKKLKKLSLEFKNILKHKPVQMDCNTTRFLNALNDVKVGEISNKFGSDVAEILRSNDIKVRDQNETMKQICKNNDEKMFYIFVLIVEAIFKDKEEI, encoded by the coding sequence ATGTTTGAGAAGCTAAAAGATAACGTCTGGCTCGAGGTCGTCTTTAAATACATCATCTTGCTGCTACTTTTTGTCTGCGTGGCTGGACTTTTTGTAAGCGGCGTGCTCTTTTTAAAGGGAGAGATGAGCGAAAATTCGCTAAATTTGCACATTTTCTTTGGCTTTAGCTTAGTTGTTTTAACTATCATTCACAGCTACGTCAAGAAGAAAAAGCTAAAAAAGCTAAGCCTTGAGTTTAAAAATATCTTAAAGCACAAGCCAGTGCAGATGGACTGCAACACTACAAGGTTTTTAAACGCGCTAAATGATGTCAAAGTTGGGGAAATTTCAAATAAATTTGGCTCAGACGTTGCAGAAATTTTAAGATCAAACGATATAAAGGTCAGGGATCAAAACGAGACGATGAAGCAAATTTGCAAAAATAACGATGAAAAGATGTTTTATATCTTTGTTTTGATCGTAGAAGCTATATTTAAGGATAAGGAAGAAATTTGA